The proteins below are encoded in one region of Streptomyces ficellus:
- a CDS encoding BlaI/MecI/CopY family transcriptional regulator, with product MPRQLGELEDAVMTRVWQWNRPVTVREVLEDLQQERSIAYTTVMTVMDNLHQKGWVRREVSGRAYRYTAVSTRAAYSAALMNEAWSKSDNPAAALVAFFGMMSAEQREALNDAVRIVQRDTPEQGGEEPPEEAEEGRAAGGEAAAGR from the coding sequence GTGCCCCGTCAATTGGGAGAGCTCGAAGACGCCGTCATGACGCGCGTCTGGCAATGGAACCGGCCCGTCACCGTCCGGGAAGTCCTGGAGGATCTCCAGCAGGAACGCTCCATCGCCTACACCACCGTCATGACCGTAATGGACAATCTCCATCAGAAGGGCTGGGTGCGCCGGGAAGTCTCGGGCCGCGCCTATCGATATACGGCGGTCTCCACCCGCGCCGCCTACTCGGCCGCACTGATGAACGAAGCCTGGTCGAAGAGCGACAACCCCGCCGCCGCGCTCGTCGCCTTCTTCGGCATGATGTCGGCGGAGCAGCGAGAGGCACTCAACGACGCGGTCCGCATCGTGCAACGGGACACTCCCGAACAGGGCGGCGAAGAACCCCCGGAAGAAGCCGAAGAGGGCCGGGCCGCCGGGGGAGAGGCCGCGGCGGGGCGATAG
- the nadC gene encoding carboxylating nicotinate-nucleotide diphosphorylase gives MSTPEERPQPVDVPLINISAPADQAAGGCGDGCGCGGDGDEVYECGLDPALAALLVNAGLDPVLVEDVAYRAIEEDLDGGVDVTSAATVPDDAVATGDFTAREAGVVAGIHIAEAILSVVCTEEFAVERHVADGDRVEAGQKLLSVTTRTRDLLTGERSALNIMCRLSGIATATRAWADALEGHKAKVRDTRKTTPGLRALEKYAVRCGGGVNHRMSLSDAALVKDNHVIAAGGVAQAFKAVRDAFPDLPIEVEVDTLHQVREVLDAGADLILLDNFSPAETEEAVTLVAGRAVLESSGRLTLENAAAYASTGVDYLAVGALTHSSPILDIGLDLREADQG, from the coding sequence GTGAGCACGCCCGAAGAACGCCCGCAGCCCGTGGACGTACCCCTGATCAACATCAGCGCCCCGGCCGACCAGGCCGCGGGCGGCTGCGGCGACGGTTGCGGCTGCGGCGGCGACGGCGACGAGGTCTACGAGTGCGGGCTCGACCCCGCGCTCGCCGCGCTCCTGGTGAACGCCGGCCTCGACCCCGTGCTCGTCGAGGACGTGGCGTACCGCGCCATCGAGGAGGACCTCGACGGCGGAGTCGACGTGACGTCCGCCGCGACCGTCCCCGACGACGCCGTCGCCACCGGTGACTTCACCGCCCGCGAGGCGGGCGTCGTCGCCGGCATCCACATCGCCGAGGCCATCCTGTCGGTCGTCTGCACCGAGGAGTTCGCGGTCGAACGGCACGTGGCGGACGGCGACCGCGTCGAAGCAGGCCAGAAGCTGCTGTCGGTCACCACCCGCACCCGCGACCTGCTCACCGGCGAGCGCAGCGCCCTCAACATCATGTGCCGCCTGTCCGGCATCGCCACCGCCACGCGCGCGTGGGCCGACGCCCTGGAGGGCCACAAGGCGAAGGTCCGCGACACCCGCAAGACCACGCCCGGCCTGCGCGCCCTGGAGAAGTACGCGGTGCGCTGCGGCGGCGGCGTCAACCACCGCATGTCGCTGTCCGACGCGGCGCTCGTCAAGGACAACCACGTCATCGCCGCCGGCGGCGTCGCCCAGGCCTTCAAGGCCGTACGGGACGCCTTCCCCGACCTCCCCATCGAGGTCGAGGTCGACACCCTCCACCAGGTCCGCGAAGTCCTCGACGCGGGCGCCGACCTGATCCTCCTCGACAACTTCAGCCCCGCCGAGACGGAGGAGGCCGTCACCCTCGTCGCCGGACGGGCCGTCCTGGAGTCGTCCGGCCGCCTCACCCTGGAGAACGCCGCCGCCTACGCCTCGACCGGCGTCGACTACCTCGCGGTCGGCGCGCTGACCCACTCCTCCCCGATCCTCGACATCGGCCTCGACCTCCGAGAGGCGGACCAGGGCTGA
- a CDS encoding TetR/AcrR family transcriptional regulator, giving the protein MARGNTRQRIQDVALELFAEQGYEKTSLREISERLEVTKAALYYHFKTKEEILISLFRDLTRPIDELIAWAGEQPRTLETKQEILRRYHVALTGAAPLFRFMQENQATVRDLSIGETFKERMVTLTRLIQEPDFAMADRVRCISALFTMHAGMFFMQHVDGDPEEKRDAVLEVAVDLVTRAHQGPARG; this is encoded by the coding sequence ATGGCCAGAGGCAACACCCGTCAGCGCATCCAGGACGTGGCCCTCGAACTCTTCGCCGAGCAGGGTTACGAGAAGACCTCGCTGCGCGAGATCTCCGAACGGCTGGAGGTCACCAAGGCGGCGCTCTACTACCACTTCAAGACCAAGGAAGAGATCCTCATCAGCCTCTTCCGCGACCTGACCCGGCCGATCGACGAGCTGATCGCCTGGGCCGGCGAGCAGCCGCGCACCCTGGAGACGAAGCAGGAGATCCTGCGCCGCTACCACGTGGCGCTCACCGGCGCGGCCCCCCTCTTCCGCTTCATGCAGGAGAACCAGGCCACCGTGCGGGACCTGAGCATCGGGGAGACGTTCAAGGAGCGCATGGTCACGCTGACGCGGCTGATCCAGGAGCCGGACTTCGCCATGGCCGACCGGGTGCGCTGCATCAGCGCGCTGTTCACCATGCACGCCGGGATGTTCTTCATGCAGCACGTCGACGGCGACCCCGAGGAGAAGCGTGATGCCGTCCTCGAGGTCGCCGTCGATCTGGTGACCAGGGCCCACCAGGGGCCCGCGCGGGGCTGA
- the dacB gene encoding D-alanyl-D-alanine carboxypeptidase/D-alanyl-D-alanine endopeptidase codes for MSRHVMRVTALALGLAGLLTASSLPAGAGPSDTGLKGAIDTILSDPRLDGAAAGVVVADAATGDSLYQRNGGDRLMPASNTKIATSVAAMALLGPEYRFRTEVLATARPKGGVLRGDLYLRGTGDPTTLARDYDALAARVAAAGVRRVAGRLVADDTRFDDNRLGRSWAADDESSYYSAQISPLTVAPDTDYDSGTVIVEASPAPRAGAKPLVALTPATRYVRVDNRATTVPAGRPGTLTVERAHGTNTITVKGEIPVQGTPTKEWITVQEPTGYAAAVFADALAAHGVRVTGPARLGVATPSAAKPLAVHTSMPLKDLMRPFMKLSNNMHAEALTKTIGHQVEGRGTWSAGLAAVDAYLRQEDVETATIRQVDGSGLSRMNLFPAAQLARLLVAVQDAPWYADWHASLPVACAPDRAEGGTLRSRMCGTPAALNARAKTGSLTGASALSGYVTDAGGRLLVYSVVLNNHLASSVKSIEDAIVVTLARSDTAANTIRPAAPQRARSAEPSAGLECSWRKPQPC; via the coding sequence ATGAGCAGACACGTGATGCGCGTGACCGCCCTCGCCCTCGGGCTCGCCGGCCTTCTCACGGCGAGCAGCCTTCCCGCCGGGGCCGGACCGTCCGACACCGGCCTGAAGGGGGCCATCGACACGATCCTCAGTGATCCCCGGCTGGACGGCGCCGCGGCCGGCGTCGTCGTGGCCGACGCCGCGACCGGCGACAGCCTGTACCAGCGGAACGGGGGCGACCGCCTCATGCCCGCCTCCAACACGAAGATCGCCACCTCCGTCGCCGCCATGGCACTGCTCGGCCCCGAGTACCGGTTCCGTACGGAGGTGCTGGCCACCGCCCGGCCCAAGGGGGGCGTCCTCCGCGGCGACCTGTACCTGCGCGGCACGGGCGACCCGACCACGCTCGCCAGGGACTACGACGCCCTGGCCGCACGGGTCGCCGCGGCGGGGGTGCGGCGGGTGGCCGGCCGGCTGGTCGCCGACGACACCCGTTTCGACGACAACCGGCTGGGCCGCTCCTGGGCGGCGGACGACGAGTCGTCGTACTACTCGGCGCAGATCTCGCCGCTCACGGTCGCTCCGGACACCGACTACGACTCCGGCACCGTGATTGTCGAGGCGTCCCCGGCGCCCCGGGCCGGCGCGAAACCGCTCGTCGCGCTGACTCCCGCCACCCGCTACGTACGCGTCGACAACCGCGCCACCACCGTTCCCGCCGGGCGGCCCGGCACGCTCACCGTGGAGCGGGCCCACGGCACGAACACGATCACCGTGAAGGGCGAGATCCCCGTCCAGGGCACCCCCACCAAGGAGTGGATCACCGTCCAGGAGCCGACCGGGTACGCGGCCGCCGTCTTCGCCGACGCGCTCGCCGCCCATGGCGTACGGGTCACCGGCCCGGCCCGGCTGGGCGTGGCCACGCCGTCCGCCGCGAAACCGCTCGCCGTGCACACGTCCATGCCGCTCAAGGACCTCATGCGGCCGTTCATGAAGCTGTCCAACAACATGCACGCCGAGGCCCTCACCAAGACGATCGGCCACCAGGTGGAGGGCAGGGGCACCTGGAGCGCGGGCCTCGCCGCCGTCGACGCGTACCTGCGTCAGGAGGACGTCGAGACGGCCACGATCCGCCAGGTCGACGGCTCGGGACTGTCCCGGATGAACCTCTTCCCCGCCGCCCAGCTGGCCCGCCTGCTCGTCGCGGTCCAGGACGCCCCCTGGTACGCCGACTGGCACGCGTCGCTCCCGGTCGCCTGCGCCCCGGACCGCGCGGAGGGCGGCACCCTGCGCAGCCGGATGTGCGGCACCCCGGCCGCCCTCAACGCCCGCGCGAAGACGGGCTCGCTCACCGGCGCGTCCGCCCTGTCCGGGTACGTCACGGACGCCGGCGGGCGGCTCCTCGTCTACTCCGTCGTCCTCAACAACCACCTGGCGTCGTCGGTCAAGAGCATCGAGGACGCCATCGTGGTCACCCTGGCCCGCTCCGACACGGCCGCGAACACGATCCGTCCGGCGGCCCCGCAGCGCGCCCGGTCCGCGGAACCGTCCGCCGGCCTCGAATGCTCCTGGCGCAAGCCCCAGCCCTGCTGA
- a CDS encoding SCO3374 family protein, translating to MALTVRVPSPRSPSGRHGVAWWYEHELGWATAERAAGEPVALRTGLRFDVLDLPAAAGVAVLRRLGGGWPVAVEGRRMRMLVAAGAADELPGLLDWLEWGGIALDLVALGAGDRTTAPIPPGWSGSGSSGGAAWLRPPEPGREVEPTLPAMPAVGGGADAPCLVRLVDTAASECHRVRLLGAGRTQRLASS from the coding sequence ATGGCCCTCACCGTGCGCGTCCCGTCGCCCCGTTCACCGTCCGGCCGTCACGGCGTCGCGTGGTGGTACGAGCACGAACTCGGCTGGGCGACCGCCGAGCGGGCCGCCGGGGAGCCGGTCGCGCTGCGCACGGGGCTGCGCTTCGACGTCCTGGACCTGCCGGCCGCCGCCGGGGTCGCCGTGCTGCGGCGGCTCGGGGGCGGGTGGCCCGTCGCGGTCGAGGGGCGGCGGATGCGGATGCTGGTCGCCGCGGGGGCCGCGGACGAGCTGCCGGGGCTGCTCGACTGGCTGGAGTGGGGCGGCATCGCCCTCGACCTCGTCGCCCTGGGCGCCGGCGACCGGACGACCGCTCCGATTCCCCCAGGATGGAGCGGGTCCGGCTCGTCCGGCGGCGCCGCGTGGCTGCGTCCCCCCGAGCCCGGGCGCGAAGTGGAGCCGACGCTGCCGGCCATGCCGGCCGTGGGAGGCGGCGCCGACGCCCCCTGCCTCGTGCGACTCGTGGACACGGCGGCATCGGAATGCCACCGGGTCCGTCTGCTGGGTGCCGGCCGCACTCAGCGGTTGGCGTCCTCGTAA
- a CDS encoding type III pantothenate kinase, with product MLLTIDAGNTHTVLGLFDGAEIVEHWRISTDPRRTADELAVLLQGLMGMHPLLGDELGDGIEGIAICSTVPSVLHELREVTRRYYGDVPSVLVEPGIKTGVPILTDNPKEVGADRIVNAVAASELYGGPAIVVDFGTATTFDPISVRGEYIGGVIAPGIEISVEALGVRGAQLRKIELARPRSVIGKNTVEAMQAGIVYGFAGQVDGIVSRMKRELVGRDGDPSEVRVIATGGLAPMVLGEAREIDEHEPWLTLIGLRLVYERNIARM from the coding sequence ATGCTGCTCACGATCGACGCGGGCAACACCCACACCGTCCTCGGGCTGTTCGACGGCGCGGAGATCGTCGAGCACTGGCGCATCTCCACCGACCCCCGCCGCACCGCCGACGAGCTGGCCGTGCTCCTCCAGGGGCTGATGGGCATGCACCCGCTCCTCGGCGACGAGCTGGGCGACGGCATCGAGGGCATCGCCATCTGCTCGACCGTCCCCTCCGTGCTGCACGAACTGCGCGAGGTCACCCGCCGCTACTACGGCGACGTCCCCTCCGTCCTCGTCGAGCCCGGCATCAAGACCGGCGTGCCGATCCTCACCGACAACCCCAAGGAGGTCGGCGCCGACCGCATCGTCAACGCGGTCGCCGCGAGCGAGCTCTACGGCGGCCCGGCGATCGTCGTCGACTTCGGCACGGCGACGACGTTCGACCCCATCAGCGTGCGCGGCGAGTACATCGGCGGCGTGATCGCCCCGGGCATCGAGATCTCCGTCGAAGCCCTCGGCGTACGCGGCGCCCAGCTCCGCAAGATCGAACTGGCCCGCCCGCGGAGCGTGATCGGCAAGAACACGGTCGAGGCGATGCAGGCGGGCATCGTGTACGGCTTCGCCGGCCAGGTCGACGGCATCGTCAGCCGCATGAAACGCGAACTCGTCGGCCGCGACGGCGACCCGTCGGAGGTCAGGGTCATCGCCACGGGCGGGCTGGCACCGATGGTCCTGGGCGAGGCCCGGGAGATCGACGAACACGAGCCCTGGCTCACCCTGATCGGCCTCCGCCTGGTCTACGAACGCAACATCGCCCGCATGTAG
- a CDS encoding histone-like nucleoid-structuring protein Lsr2 → MAQKVQVLLVDDLDGGEADETVTFALDGKTYEIDLTTANADKLRGLLEPYTKSGRRTGGRASAGRGKGRAAAGGSPDTAKIRAWAKENGYNVNDRGRVPADIKQAYEDANR, encoded by the coding sequence GTGGCACAGAAGGTTCAGGTCCTTCTTGTCGACGACCTCGACGGTGGCGAGGCGGACGAGACGGTGACGTTCGCTCTGGACGGCAAGACCTACGAGATCGACCTCACCACCGCCAATGCGGACAAGCTGCGCGGGCTGCTCGAGCCGTACACCAAGAGCGGCCGTCGTACCGGTGGCCGTGCCTCGGCCGGGCGCGGCAAGGGCCGGGCGGCCGCCGGCGGCAGCCCCGACACCGCGAAGATCCGCGCGTGGGCCAAGGAGAACGGTTACAACGTGAACGACCGCGGCCGCGTGCCCGCCGACATCAAGCAGGCTTACGAGGACGCCAACCGCTGA
- a CDS encoding M23 family metallopeptidase translates to MSKRVINPSRNAVVALAAAGLGASMVFGGGAAFAADSKTTPVAANPAAAVAAQAETQAAQAKVAQQAKAAKAAAAKKAAAANAAKKAAAAKKAAAKKAASWVKPVGGYTLTASFNQGGSMWSHKHSGQDFAVPVGTTVKAAHSGVVVKAGPNGGGDGPAYGNAIVVKHANGQYSQYAHLSKIKVHVGQTVKTGQTIAKSGNTGNSSGPHLHFEIRTTPNYGSALNPAKFLRAEGVVI, encoded by the coding sequence ATGTCGAAGCGCGTCATCAACCCCAGCCGTAACGCCGTCGTCGCTCTCGCCGCCGCCGGCCTGGGAGCGTCGATGGTGTTCGGAGGCGGTGCCGCCTTCGCCGCCGACAGCAAGACCACCCCGGTCGCCGCGAACCCGGCCGCCGCCGTCGCCGCCCAGGCCGAGACCCAGGCCGCGCAGGCCAAGGTCGCCCAGCAGGCGAAGGCCGCCAAGGCCGCCGCCGCGAAGAAGGCGGCCGCCGCCAACGCCGCCAAGAAGGCCGCCGCCGCGAAGAAGGCCGCTGCCAAGAAGGCCGCCTCCTGGGTCAAGCCGGTCGGCGGTTACACCCTGACCGCCAGCTTCAACCAGGGCGGCTCCATGTGGTCCCACAAGCACTCGGGCCAGGACTTCGCCGTGCCGGTCGGCACCACCGTCAAGGCCGCCCACTCGGGCGTCGTCGTGAAGGCCGGCCCGAACGGCGGCGGTGACGGCCCGGCGTACGGCAACGCCATCGTCGTCAAGCACGCCAACGGCCAGTACTCGCAGTACGCCCACCTGTCGAAGATCAAGGTGCACGTCGGCCAGACCGTGAAGACGGGCCAGACCATCGCCAAGTCCGGCAACACCGGCAACTCCTCCGGCCCGCACCTGCACTTCGAGATCCGTACGACCCCGAACTACGGTTCCGCGCTGAACCCGGCGAAGTTCCTGCGCGCCGAGGGCGTCGTCATCTGA
- a CDS encoding amino-acid N-acetyltransferase → MSSSSSSPAGQPPSGPVKAVTVRRARTSDVQAIRRLVDPYVSEGILLDKAPVTLYEDIQEFWVAERDEDGTVVGCGALHVMWEDLAEVRTLATDPDFKGAGIGHHVLDKLLHTARWLGVRRVFCLTFEVDFFAKHGFVEIGETPVDGDVYSELLRSYDEGVAEFLGLERVKPNTLGNSRMLLHL, encoded by the coding sequence ATGTCGTCCTCCTCCTCTTCGCCCGCCGGGCAACCGCCCTCCGGTCCCGTGAAAGCCGTCACCGTGCGCCGGGCCCGGACCAGTGATGTGCAGGCGATCCGCCGGCTCGTCGATCCGTACGTCAGCGAAGGCATCCTGCTCGACAAAGCACCGGTGACGCTTTACGAGGACATCCAGGAGTTCTGGGTCGCGGAACGCGACGAGGACGGCACCGTCGTCGGCTGCGGCGCGCTGCACGTGATGTGGGAAGACCTCGCCGAAGTGCGTACTCTCGCGACGGATCCCGACTTCAAGGGCGCCGGCATCGGGCATCACGTGCTCGACAAGTTGCTGCACACCGCCCGCTGGCTCGGGGTCCGCCGGGTTTTCTGCCTGACCTTCGAAGTCGACTTCTTCGCGAAGCACGGCTTCGTCGAGATCGGGGAGACCCCGGTCGACGGAGATGTCTACAGCGAGCTCCTCCGTTCCTATGACGAGGGCGTCGCCGAGTTCCTCGGTCTCGAACGAGTGAAGCCGAACACCTTGGGCAACAGCCGGATGCTTCTGCACCTGTGA
- a CDS encoding ATP-dependent Clp protease ATP-binding subunit: protein MFERFTDRARRVVVLAQEEARMLNHNYIGTEHILLGLIHEGEGVAAKALESLGISLEAVRQQVEEIIGQGQQAPSGHIPFTPRAKKVLELSLREALQLGHNYIGTEHILLGLIREGEGVAAQVLVKLGADLNRVRQQVIQLLSGYQGKEAATAGGPAEGTPSTSLVLDQFGRNLTQAARESKLDPVIGREKEIERVMQVLSRRTKNNPVLIGEPGVGKTAVVEGLAQAIVKGEVPETLKDKHLYTLDLGALVAGSRYRGDFEERLKKVLKEIRTRGDIILFIDELHTLVGAGAAEGAIDAASILKPMLARGELQTIGATTLDEYRKYLEKDAALERRFQPIQVAEPSLPHTIEILKGLRDRYEAHHRVSITDEALVQAATLADRYISDRFLPDKAIDLIDEAGSRMRIRRMTAPPDLREFDEKIAGVRRDKESAIDSQDFEKAASLRDKEKQLLAAKAKREKEWKAGDMDVVAEVDGELIAEVLATATGIPVFKLTEEESSRLLRMEDELHKRVIGQKDAIKALSQAIRRTRAGLKDPKRPGGSFIFAGPSGVGKTELSKTLAEFLFGDEDAMISLDMSEFSEKHTVSRLFGSPPGYVGYEEGGQLTEKVRRKPFSVVLFDEVEKAHPDIFNSLLQILEDGRLTDSQGRVVDFKNTVIIMTTNLGTRDISKGFNLGFAAQGDVKTGYDRMKAKVNEELKQHFRPEFLNRVDDTVVFHQLSQEDIIQIVDLMIAKVDERLKDRDMGIELSGSAKELLAKHGYDPVMGARPLRRTIQREIEDVLSEKILFGELRPGHIVVVDTEGEGEEKKFTFRGEEKAALPDVPPIEQAAGGAGPNLSKDA from the coding sequence ATGTTCGAGAGGTTCACCGACCGCGCGCGGCGGGTTGTCGTCCTGGCTCAGGAAGAAGCCCGGATGCTCAACCACAACTACATCGGCACCGAGCACATCCTCCTGGGCCTTATCCACGAGGGTGAGGGTGTCGCCGCTAAGGCCCTGGAGAGCCTCGGGATTTCGCTCGAGGCGGTCCGCCAGCAGGTGGAGGAGATCATCGGCCAGGGCCAGCAGGCCCCGTCCGGGCACATCCCCTTCACGCCCCGTGCCAAGAAGGTCCTGGAGCTGTCGCTCCGAGAGGCCCTCCAGCTCGGCCACAACTACATCGGCACCGAGCACATCCTGCTCGGCCTGATCCGCGAGGGCGAGGGCGTCGCCGCCCAGGTCCTCGTGAAGCTGGGCGCCGATCTCAACCGGGTGCGGCAGCAGGTCATCCAGCTGCTCTCCGGCTACCAGGGCAAGGAAGCCGCCACCGCCGGCGGCCCTGCCGAGGGCACCCCCTCGACGTCCCTGGTCCTCGACCAGTTCGGCCGGAACCTCACCCAGGCCGCTCGTGAGTCCAAGCTCGACCCGGTCATCGGGCGCGAGAAGGAGATCGAGCGGGTCATGCAGGTGCTGTCCCGCCGCACCAAGAACAACCCGGTCCTCATCGGCGAGCCCGGCGTCGGCAAGACGGCCGTCGTCGAGGGCCTGGCGCAGGCCATCGTCAAGGGCGAGGTGCCCGAGACCCTCAAGGACAAGCACCTCTACACCCTCGACCTGGGCGCGCTGGTCGCCGGCTCCCGCTACCGCGGTGACTTCGAGGAGCGCCTGAAGAAGGTCCTCAAGGAGATCCGCACCCGCGGCGACATCATCCTGTTCATCGACGAGCTCCACACCCTCGTGGGTGCGGGCGCCGCCGAGGGCGCGATCGACGCCGCCAGCATCCTCAAGCCGATGCTGGCCCGCGGTGAGCTCCAGACCATCGGCGCCACCACGCTCGACGAGTACCGCAAGTACCTGGAGAAGGACGCGGCCCTGGAGCGCCGCTTCCAGCCCATCCAGGTCGCGGAGCCGTCCCTGCCGCACACCATCGAGATCCTCAAGGGTCTGCGCGACCGGTACGAGGCCCACCACCGCGTCTCCATCACGGACGAGGCGCTGGTCCAGGCCGCCACGCTGGCCGACCGGTACATCTCCGACCGCTTCCTGCCGGACAAGGCGATCGACCTGATCGACGAGGCCGGTTCCCGGATGCGCATCCGCCGGATGACCGCGCCGCCGGACCTCCGCGAGTTCGACGAGAAGATCGCCGGCGTCCGCCGGGACAAGGAGTCCGCGATCGACTCTCAGGACTTCGAGAAGGCAGCGTCCCTCCGCGACAAGGAGAAGCAGCTGCTGGCGGCGAAGGCCAAGCGGGAGAAGGAGTGGAAGGCCGGCGACATGGACGTCGTCGCCGAGGTCGACGGCGAGCTGATCGCCGAGGTCCTCGCGACCGCCACCGGCATCCCGGTCTTCAAGCTGACCGAGGAGGAGTCCTCGCGTCTGCTGCGCATGGAGGACGAGCTCCACAAGCGCGTCATCGGGCAGAAGGACGCCATCAAGGCCCTGTCGCAGGCGATCCGCCGTACGCGTGCCGGCCTGAAGGACCCGAAGCGCCCCGGCGGCTCGTTCATCTTCGCCGGCCCCTCGGGCGTCGGTAAGACCGAGCTGTCCAAGACGCTCGCCGAATTCCTCTTCGGCGACGAGGACGCGATGATCTCCCTCGACATGTCGGAGTTCAGCGAGAAGCACACGGTTTCCCGGCTCTTCGGCTCCCCGCCCGGATACGTGGGTTACGAGGAGGGCGGCCAGCTCACCGAGAAGGTGCGCCGCAAGCCGTTCTCCGTCGTCCTCTTCGACGAGGTCGAGAAGGCCCACCCCGATATCTTCAATTCCCTTCTCCAGATCCTGGAGGACGGTCGCCTGACCGACTCCCAGGGCCGGGTCGTGGACTTCAAGAACACGGTCATCATCATGACGACCAACCTCGGGACCCGGGACATCTCCAAGGGCTTCAACCTGGGCTTCGCGGCGCAGGGCGACGTCAAGACCGGTTACGACCGGATGAAGGCGAAGGTCAACGAAGAGCTGAAGCAGCACTTCCGGCCCGAGTTCCTCAACCGCGTCGACGACACGGTCGTCTTCCACCAGCTCAGCCAGGAAGACATCATCCAGATCGTCGACCTGATGATCGCCAAGGTGGACGAGCGCCTGAAGGACCGCGACATGGGCATCGAGCTCAGCGGTTCCGCCAAGGAGCTCCTCGCCAAGCACGGCTACGACCCGGTGATGGGCGCCCGGCCGCTGCGCCGGACGATCCAGCGCGAGATCGAGGACGTGCTGTCGGAGAAGATCCTCTTCGGCGAGCTGCGCCCCGGTCACATCGTGGTCGTGGACACCGAGGGCGAGGGTGAGGAGAAGAAGTTCACCTTCCGCGGCGAGGAGAAGGCCGCTCTGCCGGACGTCCCTCCGATCGAGCAGGCCGCCGGCGGTGCCGGTCCGAACCTGTCGAAGGACGCGTAG